Within Portunus trituberculatus isolate SZX2019 chromosome 18, ASM1759143v1, whole genome shotgun sequence, the genomic segment CAGGCACTGatggactatgctggtaatcggcctcgaatcagtctcacAGAGCAATTGCTGATTTGACAATGTCATACCAGCGGTACCCCATGAATGGCTAAGGCATCTaataccaaagacatcaattcgcctcttcagaTTGGTGTTCAGcatccatgtctcacaaccatagagtaagacggggatcaccagcgacttgaagatACGAAATCTGTATCCGTATTCTGTTTTGCAGAGGGGCTAGTTTGGTGGAATGTATTGGTTATGATATGCCCATCTGAGGAGTTAGAGTGTCAGAAGCTCACTGGAAGGTCTATTTACAGAAACAATATAAATTCAAATTTATCTTAAAAAAGTTATGCTAAATATGTAATACTAAGGCAAATTAACTCAAGAAAAAAATCTGATAGATTATCCTCCCATGACACCTTATCCTTTCACCATGCTATCATGGTACTAACCAACTCATAGTAAACTTGACTCTAGTCTTCTTGCTATGGGTGACATGCTCCAAGTGCCCTGAAATCATACATTACTCATAACTCTTATGATGCAGCAAATCTGAAGACAAATCTCCTGAACCAGTTGGAGGAGGCACTGGTGACCTGTGTCACCACCCAGCACAAGGTGGCTATCACACGCCATGCTGTGAAGGAGACCATCGCTCGGGCAGAGGATGAGAACACCAAGGAACCTAATTCAAATCTCTATGATGATGTGAGGATAACTCCTTGTTTGTCAGTTTCCTTGCAGTGAATAAGTCAAGGCTTAGTGTGCAGCTAAAGTTTTTAAATAACCTTAAAAGTTTGGAAATACCTTAGTCTACTATTTTTCAGataatgtgtgtttatttcttggTAGAGTATGACACTTTCTCAAGTGAACTGCACTATGAAGTTATCAGCAGTAAAGTGAATGAGATTAACAAATCTAAATCTATTTTAATATTATCTGGAATTTTCAGTGCAGTCTGTGAATCAGAACCTAGTAGGTGTTATACAAAGGTCTACAGTTTCAGTTAGTACAGGGGCTAAGGGAGTAGGGTTAATATGAAAAGATGTGGCCTGCCTTGGCTACCACTCTTTTTAGTAGATAGCCTGGGTAtatggatgtatgtatgtatgtattttcagttttttgtaTGTGAGAGGGTAGCATGATAATCATGTGTTAgttaattttcattttgtttcaatttttgggtgtattttcaGGTTACTAACATAAAGAATATATTTCAGTTACTTGAAGAAAGCATTGGGGAGCTGCAGATGGACTCTCCCATCGATGAAGTAATAGCACAATCTGCAGCTCTCAAGTCCTTCAAGGAACTACTTGAGGAAAATAATGGTAGGAGCAGGATAGAGGTTGTCACTGATAAGACTTAAAGTCATGATCAAGTACTATTCCTCACAGAATAGGAGTGTTCAGGTTTGCTAGATACGATTTTGTTCCTCACAGAAAAGATTGTTTAGGTTTTGTTTGATATAGTATTCCTCACTAAATAACACTATTCCTTCCAGTGGCAAGCAATCCAGACCCAGATGGGGACTTGATTGCCACACAGTACAGTAGCACCTTTCTTGACCCCATCAGCAAGAAGAGGATGACGGATCCAGTGAGAAATAAGATTTGTGATCATGTGTATGACAGAGGCACCATCACCGTCATGATTGCAAAGTCTAAACAGAAATTGAAGTGAGTCATTAACACTACCAGTATAGCTGCTCAAAATGGACATGTACAATATAGTGGTGTAAGAGAAAAACTGAATGATAGATATTGAAGGCCAAAACATGAATTGAAATGAGTTACGAACACTACTGGTACAGCTGCCCACAAATAATCATGATGTAATGTAAGATATCcacaaaacaaactatttgatGAGGAACTGAATGATGAGAATGTCTGTAAAAGGCTTTGTGGTATTTATCAACAGATGTCCTATCATTGGTTGTGCTAATCGTAAACCAATAAAGCTGTCTGACCTGAAGGAAGCGCCTGATGTGAAGAGACAGCTAGCCCTCCAAGAAAAAAGACAGGTGGGTGGGTGTCTGTGTatgtacctaattgtatttcAGAGTGtctgatgtgtttgtgtgatcCTGGCCCTAGATCTGTATTTGTTATCTCTGTCTTTCAAGTGACTCTATTTGCTTGTATTATTATACAGTCAGCACTCGATTAATGCGAGGGTTATGTTCCTAGAGACAGTTTGTTATTCAAAATGGCTTTATTGAAACAATTTTCCCATAAAAACAATGGTAATGGGGGGGGGTTATGTTCTGGGCCACTGGAAAAGTCTGTGCattttggggattttgttactcaaaccttgaaaaaaatattaatacatcactaggtcacagaaacagtaaaaacacacGTTCTCATTTGATTAGCTCTGATGGTATGAAATGTGCTCTCCCTCAGTCCCATAGCATGGACAGTCATGGACAATCACTGAGATCTCTTCTCCCCTAGCATAGCAATCTAACACTTCCAACTTTTttcaatggtcacagtcttccttgatttcttgcTGTGAGGAGATTGAAGGATGCTTGGATGCCATAGTATAGGACACTTAGTGAAAACACAGTGAAACGACCCACTCAGGTTAGCCCCAGACTGAGGAGTGaggtcttatatatgcatttatgttcacaaagcaacatttttattagctttttacaagctttaccaccaagaaaggattgttttctaATGCACAAAATGAGATCTTGcaatggcgtagtggataaggtggtgagtgtgggatcgggcagatatCCATGTGCAGGTTTGAATCCCACTACGTGTCGTCTAGACACAttgtcatttgttgagtggtttaaagttacctacatgtcatcatggtacccaggttcgaggtggaggtgtaattaccttacaccaaagatgtgcctgggtggtgatatgagccctaatatgggtaccactataaataaaactgcttgCACCACAAATGGGTGGAAACTGGACAGCACttctcatactcttcaagtacacccacaggtgctataggctataaaaaaagaaaaaagaaaaaaaggaacaccgACAGCaaagcaggagaggaggaggtcttTGTCtactggtgattggtggtggctgcttcttcttgtgaccaaCTTTaacttgtgtgttgctttcatcacaatatttgtgtgtctgcccctctattgcctgctagaATGGATATCAATACATacatgatatccattatagcaggcaatagtgGGGTAGACACACAAATATTGtgatgaaaacaacacacaagctgaagaagaagcagcagccatCGCTGATTGCCAGCAGACAAAAGCCTCCTCATCTCCTGCTTTGCTTTCAGTCTTCCATGCAAGATTTCATTTTGTAcatcacaaaacaatcctttcttggtggtAGAGttagtagaaatgttgttttgtaaaCATAAATGTGTGTATGAGAAAGTAACACCTCAGGAAGCAGTTTTACTGGCAACCTGCTAACAACCATGTTACCAGGGAAACAATGTCTTCCTATTTGTTTGTGGATACCATTTGCAACTGGAAGTTGCTCTGCTCATTGgtaagtttcttggatccaacTCGTGCAGTTTCCACCAGAGGCAGCATGTGCACGTAACGTCATCAAGTTGAGTTACCTGGCGTTAAATTGAataaacaattttatttaatATAGCCCCTTAAATATCAATTCGCATTAAATCAaaatcacgtttttttttttcctccagtgaCAGTGTGGTGGCTGAACCTGTGCACACCACGAACTCACCACTGCTGGGACTGCTGCAGTGTTAGCACCCCAAAGTGTAGCAAGATCAAGAGCTACATTCCAGAAAGGCATTACATCTCTTCCATGCAACGGGCTGTGATGGAAGTTATTAGGGGGATTCTTTGACTATTACTAAgcattttatcactatttttttggtATTGAACAGATTTCAATAAAAGTTGGTGAAATTTTCAGGGCTGTTTTCCTTAgcatttcacaatttttttcctaaatttaacatgtagtggaagttattgatgtTTTCATGTGGTGCCAGGATTACATAAAATTCTTATCCTCAAGTATAGTCTATATcttggcatacacacacacacacacacacacacacacacacacacacacacacacacacacacacacacacacacacacacacacacacacactcgactcacaatcgagagggccggattcgactcccggtaagcggcgaggcaaatgggcaagcctcttaatgtgtggcccctgttcacctagcagtaaataggtacgggatgtaactcgaggggttgtggcctcgctttcccggtgtgttgtgtgttgatgtggtctcagtcctacccgaagatcggtctatgagctctgagctcactccgtaatggggaaaactggctgggtgaccagcaggcgaccgagatgatttacacacacacacacacacacacacacacacacacacacacacacacacacacacacacacacacacacacacacacacacacacacacacacacacacacctctcttgcTCCTCTATAACAGCATTGCCCTTAGAAGCCACTGAAGGTACAGCCTTGCCTGTAGAAGCCATGGAAGACAGCCTTGCCCTTAGAAACCATGGGAGATACAGCTTTGCCCGTAGAAACCACGGGAGACAGCCTTGCCCATAGAAACCATGGGAGACACAGCCTTGTCTTTAGAAACCATGGAAGTCACAGCTTTGCCCTTAGAAGCCTTGCCCCTAGAAGACATGGG encodes:
- the LOC123505797 gene encoding E3 SUMO-protein ligase NSE2-like; this encodes MEATFISMLEDLYGLVNETTTSVVENVEDANLKTNLLNQLEEALVTCVTTQHKVAITRHAVKETIARAEDENTKEPNSNLYDDLLEESIGELQMDSPIDEVIAQSAALKSFKELLEENNVASNPDPDGDLIATQYSSTFLDPISKKRMTDPVRNKICDHVYDRGTITVMIAKSKQKLKCPIIGCANRKPIKLSDLKEAPDVKRQLALQEKRQ